A window from Photobacterium sp. DA100 encodes these proteins:
- a CDS encoding rhomboid family intramembrane serine protease, translating to MKLAEKDKDSFKFIAAVVVVITVVHVFNILTAGYLSDFGLLPRHFTGFTGIIAYPFLHGSWGHLISNIFSFSVLAFLLTRTGLARLIAIFMISWLGSGLGVWLFGRMHYHIGLSGIIYGLWAYLLMYAIMYRSVKSIAIAILVMFFYGSMVWGFLPTREWISYESHLFGAISGGFAGFFYARRDKQRYERC from the coding sequence TTAAATTCATTGCGGCAGTTGTGGTCGTCATTACGGTTGTCCATGTCTTCAATATCCTTACGGCCGGCTATCTGTCTGATTTTGGCCTGTTACCACGTCACTTTACTGGTTTTACCGGTATCATTGCCTATCCCTTCCTCCATGGCTCATGGGGGCACCTGATCAGTAATATCTTTTCTTTTTCTGTCTTGGCTTTTCTGCTAACCCGCACCGGGTTAGCCCGGCTGATAGCTATATTTATGATTAGCTGGTTGGGGAGTGGTCTTGGAGTCTGGTTATTTGGCCGGATGCACTACCATATCGGATTGAGTGGCATAATTTATGGCTTGTGGGCCTATTTACTGATGTATGCCATCATGTATCGCAGCGTTAAATCTATTGCGATTGCCATCCTGGTCATGTTTTTCTATGGCTCAATGGTATGGGGTTTTTTACCGACCCGGGAGTGGATTAGCTACGAGAGCCACTTGTTTGGCGCAATTTCCGGTGGGTTTGCTGGCTTTTTTTATGCCCGTCGTGATAAGCAGAGGTACGAGAGATGCTAG
- a CDS encoding DJ-1/PfpI family protein gives MSEHQQPAVPSRYTLAILLFEGFDLLQVSAAISLFHALPEKFEILLISESGESVASQQQVVLNADLSYQALMAYDILYVPGGSGIETVTGSEPVVSWLAKQCRHDTLVCSSCLGAALLAQAGLLENHTATTNKQHFHWVTQFGKQVNWRPVARWTQDKRIFTSSGNTACLDMFIAIIAEYLNEETARKLAIALEYLWINDPEDDPFAPLHIVE, from the coding sequence ATGTCAGAACATCAGCAACCTGCCGTACCATCCAGATACACATTAGCCATCTTATTATTTGAAGGCTTCGACTTGCTCCAGGTATCAGCAGCTATTTCGCTATTCCACGCATTACCTGAAAAGTTCGAGATCCTGCTAATTTCAGAAAGCGGAGAGTCGGTGGCCAGTCAGCAACAAGTCGTGCTAAATGCAGACCTGAGTTATCAAGCATTAATGGCTTATGACATACTCTATGTGCCGGGCGGCAGTGGCATAGAAACAGTGACGGGCAGTGAACCGGTGGTCAGTTGGCTAGCAAAGCAATGTCGACACGATACCTTAGTATGCTCATCGTGTTTGGGCGCCGCACTGTTGGCGCAGGCGGGGCTGCTTGAAAATCACACGGCAACAACCAACAAACAGCATTTCCATTGGGTAACGCAATTTGGCAAACAGGTTAACTGGAGGCCTGTCGCGCGCTGGACACAAGACAAGCGAATTTTCACCTCATCCGGCAATACCGCCTGTTTAGATATGTTCATCGCAATCATTGCAGAATATCTCAATGAAGAAACGGCCAGAAAGCTTGCGATTGCCCTCGAGTACCTATGGATCAATGATCCGGAAGATGACCCATTCGCGCCGCTTCATATCGTGGAGTAA
- a CDS encoding DUF1840 domain-containing protein, protein MLVTFKCKVHGNVVMFGDVAKQMLRFMGHCENIPGALDPQDIDDALCRLTSEINKLHQLELQAADEDAGDVDDVAELDMEPVISLHTRATPLIEMLQAAKNADCHVMWQEGC, encoded by the coding sequence ATGCTAGTGACTTTTAAGTGTAAAGTGCATGGTAACGTTGTCATGTTCGGTGATGTAGCCAAACAAATGCTCCGGTTTATGGGGCACTGCGAAAATATTCCGGGAGCACTCGATCCCCAAGACATCGATGATGCGTTATGCCGGCTAACCAGCGAAATAAACAAGCTACACCAACTGGAGCTGCAGGCTGCGGATGAAGACGCTGGCGATGTTGACGATGTGGCAGAGTTAGATATGGAGCCAGTGATCAGCCTCCATACTCGTGCTACACCGCTCATTGAAATGCTTCAAGCGGCTAAAAACGCTGACTGCCATGTGATGTGGCAAGAAGGGTGTTGA
- a CDS encoding putative quinol monooxygenase, whose amino-acid sequence MSKKVYCIAQFKPKTGREQELFAALQALEPNTLREDGCLQYIVTRQLQSPFAAGTSMPIAFNEIWSDISAFEAHCQRKEIQAFFAIHCEAESGSAEDWNVCIYTDEPDNFDAPQLG is encoded by the coding sequence ATGTCAAAAAAAGTCTATTGTATTGCCCAATTCAAGCCTAAAACCGGTCGCGAACAAGAGTTGTTTGCCGCCCTTCAGGCACTAGAGCCCAACACCCTGCGTGAGGATGGCTGTCTTCAATATATTGTGACCCGGCAGCTTCAGAGCCCTTTTGCCGCAGGGACTTCCATGCCAATCGCATTCAATGAAATCTGGTCAGATATCTCGGCTTTCGAAGCCCATTGCCAAAGAAAAGAAATCCAAGCTTTCTTTGCAATCCATTGCGAAGCTGAAAGCGGATCAGCCGAAGATTGGAACGTGTGTATTTACACCGATGAGCCTGATAACTTTGATGCGCCACAGCTAGGCTAA